A genomic region of Chitinimonas arctica contains the following coding sequences:
- a CDS encoding phage terminase large subunit family protein encodes MNLAEISHLSEVDIGSHLARGLAAFGVPEPMSLEAWAAKHFYLSAESSYVEQEWRAWPFQRAIMAVMSNDDIREVDLKKSARVGYTKIILAKLAYNAHHKRRNQALWQPTDEDRDEFVKTELDPMLRDVAVMKDVFPAYMARHKDNTLQAKKFLGSMLHLRGGKAAKNYRRISVDDAILDEVDGFDADVEKEGDPFTLAAKRVEGATFPKIIIGSTPKLKGFSIIDTRFELADARFHFVIPCPSCGEAHPLTWGGKDESHGFKWSAKDPKTVRHLCPHCATLIDQGDYLRVCESGYWLSDDGLLLIDHAGVFRNAAGHVVPAPSHVAMHVWTAYSPAASWSDIVREFLAAMSKVAEGDMTKLKAFINTTLGEAYEQEVQRSDADELKQRAEPFPLQWVPRGGLMLLASVDGQDNRLEVTVKAYGRGCETWTIDHRILYGSPGEDEVWRELEEILFETEYPHAAGTTLRVHATAIDSGGHYTHAVYDFCAKHERRKVFAVKGASGKEKHIKNGAQKVDIDWRGRVRKRGVILWLVGTNLAKDLLYGRMQLERAGPGYVHLSRDHEDEFFKQMSGEVRRSRTTVRGEESRWTPIRKRVEAWDCAVYNLWLETHLELGRKPAKWWDELEARVQPAISDLFDTPPAQVSAPAEGPKPVVTKQGSKTSSGRIAPRRQAPSLASAEWAERL; translated from the coding sequence GTGAACCTGGCCGAGATCTCCCACCTCTCCGAAGTCGATATCGGAAGCCACCTGGCGCGCGGCCTAGCTGCCTTCGGCGTGCCCGAGCCGATGTCGCTGGAAGCCTGGGCGGCCAAGCATTTCTACCTGTCGGCCGAATCGTCCTACGTGGAACAGGAGTGGCGGGCCTGGCCGTTTCAGCGCGCCATCATGGCGGTGATGTCCAACGACGATATCCGCGAGGTCGATTTGAAGAAGTCGGCTCGGGTCGGTTACACCAAGATCATCCTGGCCAAGCTGGCCTACAACGCCCACCACAAACGGCGTAATCAAGCCCTATGGCAGCCGACCGACGAGGACCGCGACGAGTTCGTCAAAACCGAACTCGACCCGATGCTGCGCGACGTGGCGGTCATGAAAGACGTGTTCCCCGCCTATATGGCGCGGCACAAGGACAACACGCTACAGGCCAAGAAGTTTCTGGGCTCGATGTTGCACCTGCGCGGTGGCAAGGCCGCCAAGAACTACCGGCGGATTTCGGTCGATGACGCCATCCTCGACGAAGTCGATGGCTTCGACGCCGATGTGGAAAAGGAAGGCGACCCGTTCACCCTCGCCGCCAAGCGGGTAGAGGGGGCAACGTTTCCGAAAATCATCATTGGCAGCACGCCCAAGCTGAAGGGCTTTTCCATTATCGACACGCGCTTCGAGCTGGCCGACGCGCGCTTCCACTTCGTGATTCCATGCCCAAGTTGCGGCGAAGCACACCCGCTCACCTGGGGCGGCAAGGATGAAAGCCACGGTTTCAAATGGTCCGCCAAAGATCCCAAGACGGTCCGCCACCTCTGCCCGCATTGCGCCACGTTGATCGACCAGGGTGACTACCTGCGCGTGTGCGAGTCCGGCTATTGGCTGTCCGACGATGGCCTACTGTTGATCGACCATGCCGGCGTGTTCCGCAATGCGGCCGGCCATGTCGTGCCCGCGCCCAGCCATGTCGCAATGCATGTCTGGACGGCCTACAGCCCGGCCGCCAGCTGGTCCGATATCGTGCGCGAATTCCTCGCCGCCATGTCCAAGGTCGCCGAAGGCGACATGACCAAGCTGAAGGCGTTTATCAACACCACCCTGGGCGAGGCCTACGAACAGGAAGTACAGCGTTCCGACGCCGACGAGCTGAAGCAGCGCGCCGAGCCGTTCCCGCTGCAATGGGTGCCACGCGGTGGGCTGATGCTGCTGGCCAGCGTGGACGGGCAAGACAACCGCTTGGAAGTCACCGTCAAAGCCTACGGGCGAGGTTGCGAAACCTGGACCATTGACCACCGCATTCTGTATGGCAGCCCCGGCGAGGATGAAGTGTGGCGCGAGCTGGAAGAGATCCTGTTCGAAACCGAATACCCACATGCCGCCGGCACCACCCTGCGTGTGCATGCCACGGCGATTGATAGCGGCGGCCACTACACCCACGCCGTCTATGACTTCTGCGCCAAGCACGAGCGGCGCAAGGTGTTCGCGGTCAAGGGCGCCTCGGGCAAGGAAAAGCACATCAAGAACGGCGCCCAGAAAGTCGATATCGACTGGCGGGGCCGGGTGCGCAAGCGCGGCGTCATCCTGTGGCTGGTCGGTACCAACCTGGCCAAGGATCTGCTCTACGGCCGCATGCAGCTGGAACGTGCCGGACCCGGCTACGTGCATCTATCGCGCGACCATGAAGACGAATTCTTCAAGCAAATGTCCGGCGAGGTTCGCCGCAGCCGCACCACGGTGCGCGGCGAGGAATCGCGCTGGACACCAATCCGCAAACGGGTCGAAGCCTGGGATTGCGCGGTCTACAACCTCTGGCTGGAAACCCACCTCGAACTGGGCCGCAAACCGGCCAAGTGGTGGGATGAACTCGAAGCACGGGTACAACCCGCGATCAGCGATCTATTCGACACGCCGCCGGCTCAAGTCAGCGCCCCCGCAGAGGGGCCTAAGCCGGTGGTGACAAAACAGGGAAGCAAGACCAGCAGCGGGCGTATCGCACCACGCAGGCAGGCCCCCAGCCTCGCCAGCGCCGAATGGGCCGAAAGACTATGA
- a CDS encoding DNA packaging Nu1, with amino-acid sequence MIDLEQQITQSAFGKLVGISQPAVSDLLSRRVIAEGDTAGGWLLSYTGHLREVAAGRESAGDLDLVQERAGLAKEQRERIAMQNAVTRRELAPVVVIEEVLAKAGNKVGGILDAIPGAIRRRVPGLPAEALTHIASEIARVRNLAAAISLADLLDDKSAPDELDVEIEA; translated from the coding sequence ATGATTGATTTGGAACAACAAATCACACAGTCCGCATTCGGCAAGCTGGTCGGCATTAGCCAGCCGGCGGTAAGCGATTTACTGTCGCGGCGCGTGATCGCCGAGGGCGACACCGCCGGCGGCTGGCTGCTGTCCTACACCGGCCACCTGCGCGAAGTGGCCGCCGGCCGCGAGTCCGCCGGCGACCTCGACCTGGTGCAGGAACGGGCCGGCCTGGCCAAGGAACAGCGCGAGCGCATCGCCATGCAGAACGCGGTGACCCGCCGCGAGCTGGCGCCAGTGGTGGTGATCGAGGAAGTGCTGGCCAAGGCCGGCAACAAAGTCGGCGGCATTCTCGATGCCATCCCCGGCGCCATCCGCCGCCGCGTGCCCGGCTTGCCCGCCGAAGCGCTGACCCATATCGCCAGCGAGATTGCCCGCGTGCGCAATCTGGCTGCCGCCATCTCGCTTGCCGACCTGCTCGACGACAAGTCCGCGCCGGACGAACTCGACGTGGAGATCGAGGCGTGA
- a CDS encoding toxin YdaT family protein, with amino-acid sequence MTHSPSEILRTELENWRKDAGWSQETLTATVVEAHFALAAEVSTEITFQRGRDAYQDMRTNKTRLYRWLSVDSADPALPADMVPSILAALPVERRLRAAMAMLGDACQLSIMPRHAKCEGLNVLDLVAETNKEASEGTQALVSLARNPTPEAARKALSEVTHAEAAFHHARVEIEASIAEEDHDPA; translated from the coding sequence ATGACACATAGCCCATCCGAAATTCTCCGCACCGAGCTGGAAAACTGGCGCAAGGACGCCGGCTGGAGCCAGGAAACCCTGACCGCCACAGTGGTCGAGGCCCATTTCGCCCTGGCCGCCGAGGTGTCCACGGAAATCACCTTCCAGCGCGGTCGCGATGCCTACCAGGACATGCGGACCAACAAGACCCGCTTGTATCGCTGGCTATCGGTCGATTCCGCCGACCCGGCACTGCCGGCCGATATGGTGCCGTCGATCCTGGCCGCGCTGCCGGTGGAAAGGCGACTACGTGCTGCCATGGCCATGCTTGGCGATGCCTGCCAGCTCAGCATCATGCCGCGCCATGCGAAGTGCGAAGGCTTGAACGTGCTGGACCTGGTCGCCGAGACCAATAAGGAAGCCTCCGAAGGCACGCAAGCGCTGGTCAGCCTGGCGCGCAATCCCACACCGGAAGCCGCGCGCAAGGCCTTGTCCGAGGTCACCCATGCCGAAGCCGCGTTTCACCACGCACGGGTGGAAATCGAAGCGTCGATTGCAGAGGAAGATCATGACCCAGCTTAA
- a CDS encoding transcriptional regulator, translating to MKTPDTLAHLVAEAGGQKAFGELVGASQATISKLLSGACPGPELAVAIERATEHRISRPQLRPADWHLIWPELVPLFADRMPVQSERQAA from the coding sequence ATGAAAACACCCGACACCCTTGCGCACCTAGTGGCCGAAGCAGGTGGGCAGAAAGCCTTCGGCGAACTGGTTGGCGCAAGCCAAGCCACGATTTCGAAGTTGCTTTCGGGCGCCTGTCCCGGTCCGGAACTAGCGGTCGCAATCGAACGGGCTACCGAACATCGCATCTCCCGGCCGCAGCTACGGCCCGCCGACTGGCACCTGATCTGGCCTGAGCTGGTGCCGCTCTTCGCTGACCGCATGCCAGTCCAATCCGAACGGCAAGCTGCTTGA
- a CDS encoding helix-turn-helix domain-containing protein, protein MNTIGQNIKRARTELGWSQQTLADRVPMSQPALHKLEQTGRTTKLVEVARAIGITVDELQSGQFSLEKSALPRRQNREHMTSEDVLEGLDDAGRAVIQALAAEMKAALAGGGSTNGFVAGVRALVAGMKQK, encoded by the coding sequence ATGAACACTATCGGCCAAAACATCAAGCGAGCGCGGACGGAGTTGGGGTGGAGCCAGCAGACCCTGGCGGACCGGGTGCCCATGTCCCAGCCCGCGTTGCACAAGCTCGAACAGACAGGCAGGACAACCAAACTTGTAGAGGTTGCCCGCGCCATCGGAATCACCGTTGACGAACTGCAGTCGGGGCAGTTTTCGCTTGAGAAGTCAGCGCTACCCCGACGGCAGAATCGCGAACACATGACCTCGGAGGATGTGTTGGAAGGTTTGGATGATGCAGGCAGGGCTGTAATTCAAGCCCTGGCAGCCGAGATGAAGGCTGCCCTTGCTGGCGGAGGCTCAACCAACGGGTTCGTCGCTGGCGTGAGAGCGCTCGTGGCAGGAATGAAGCAAAAGTAG
- a CDS encoding autoinducer binding domain-containing protein, whose amino-acid sequence MIIARPLSEALADIREQKDIEHQVSRFARSLGFDTYTLGYVNPAVSEQPFFLDNHPDVDFGIPDVAARDPILARLKGEPTPFQWGQKDYATGGNMDIYEAGARAGIAAGIVAPVRPGGTRRMLISFDRNQPLDGTPAQLAQHLTVLDQFSRLMAGTVMSLFDTFVQLELSLTAIEKEVLRWTFAGLGAHDIAYRLRPHRGYGFVLAMLDSASKKVGANDPVAASIIAARAGVLGSI is encoded by the coding sequence GTGATCATTGCTCGCCCACTATCGGAGGCACTGGCCGATATCCGGGAACAAAAGGATATCGAGCACCAGGTAAGCAGGTTCGCCCGCAGCCTGGGCTTCGACACCTACACGTTGGGTTATGTGAACCCGGCGGTGAGCGAGCAACCATTTTTCTTGGACAACCATCCCGACGTCGATTTCGGGATCCCCGACGTTGCCGCACGCGATCCAATCTTGGCACGCCTAAAAGGCGAGCCTACGCCCTTCCAATGGGGGCAAAAGGACTATGCGACTGGCGGAAATATGGATATCTACGAGGCTGGCGCACGCGCCGGCATTGCAGCAGGTATCGTCGCGCCAGTTCGCCCGGGCGGAACACGGCGTATGTTGATTTCTTTTGATCGAAACCAGCCGCTAGATGGCACACCCGCCCAACTGGCACAGCACCTTACTGTGTTGGATCAGTTCAGCAGACTCATGGCCGGTACCGTGATGTCGCTTTTCGATACGTTCGTCCAGCTCGAACTGTCGCTGACCGCGATCGAGAAAGAGGTCCTGCGCTGGACCTTCGCCGGGCTTGGGGCGCACGACATCGCCTACCGGCTGCGCCCCCATCGGGGCTATGGATTCGTGCTGGCGATGCTGGATAGCGCCTCAAAGAAGGTGGGCGCCAACGACCCCGTCGCCGCCTCGATCATCGCCGCTAGAGCCGGGGTGCTCGGAAGCATATAA
- a CDS encoding phosphoadenosine phosphosulfate reductase domain-containing protein, whose product MAVIHVVSVSGGKDSAATAVLCEMTARIPKENARYIFCDTGNEHAAVYDYLSYLEQALDIRIDRLRADFVEQIAAKRVFVSRDQRVGRRYDQQPVVDDFDRPIWKRNGKGQIVFKLTKQEGLPFCAFIQKTRKFGGGRRTRWSNKAKRRALAVLHPTGNPFLDLCLWKGRFPSRKAQFCTLELKRNVAVAYQLDLIEAGNQVVSWQGIRRDESVNRRHARKVERIGPKLRAFRPLVDWSAKDVFDYCGSKGIQPNPLYKQGMGRVGCMPCINCGKDEIRQIDLRFPEALYEKRTWEQLVSQASKRGFATFFNKELHEDNYADRRVHIANQVSAVIKWANTTRGGRQFSLLNQLEEPTACASVYGLCE is encoded by the coding sequence ATGGCGGTAATCCACGTTGTAAGCGTATCCGGCGGGAAGGACAGTGCTGCTACGGCTGTTCTATGTGAGATGACGGCGAGAATTCCCAAGGAAAACGCACGCTACATCTTTTGCGATACCGGCAACGAGCACGCGGCTGTCTACGACTACCTGTCCTATTTGGAACAGGCGTTGGATATTCGCATCGATCGGCTACGCGCCGACTTCGTTGAACAGATCGCCGCCAAGCGTGTATTCGTTTCACGCGATCAACGTGTCGGGCGTCGATATGACCAGCAGCCGGTTGTCGATGATTTTGACCGACCGATATGGAAGCGCAATGGCAAAGGCCAGATTGTCTTCAAATTGACCAAGCAAGAAGGCTTACCGTTTTGCGCATTCATTCAGAAAACCCGCAAGTTCGGCGGAGGTCGGCGCACCCGCTGGAGCAATAAGGCAAAGCGCAGGGCGCTAGCGGTACTACACCCCACGGGAAACCCATTCTTGGATCTGTGCTTATGGAAGGGAAGATTTCCCAGCAGAAAGGCTCAGTTTTGCACGCTGGAGCTTAAGCGAAATGTCGCCGTCGCCTATCAGCTCGACTTAATCGAAGCCGGCAATCAGGTCGTGAGTTGGCAGGGAATACGTAGGGACGAAAGCGTGAATCGCCGCCACGCCCGAAAAGTGGAACGCATTGGGCCTAAGCTGCGCGCGTTTCGCCCGCTGGTAGATTGGTCTGCAAAGGACGTGTTCGACTACTGCGGCAGCAAGGGAATTCAACCGAACCCGCTCTATAAGCAAGGAATGGGGCGTGTCGGGTGCATGCCATGTATCAATTGCGGGAAGGACGAAATCCGCCAAATCGACTTGCGCTTCCCTGAGGCTCTCTACGAAAAGCGCACATGGGAACAATTGGTCAGCCAGGCCAGTAAGCGAGGCTTTGCAACCTTTTTCAATAAAGAACTTCACGAGGACAACTACGCCGATCGGAGAGTGCATATCGCCAACCAGGTTAGCGCGGTTATCAAGTGGGCAAATACCACACGCGGGGGCCGCCAGTTCAGCCTGTTAAATCAACTCGAAGAACCCACCGCCTGCGCTTCGGTATACGGCCTCTGTGAATAA
- a CDS encoding tyrosine-type recombinase/integrase codes for MGRKTITGLQFRYGLWYIDKQVKGHGRICESTGTSDREEAERYLIHRLEKIRLATVYGQRIQRLWREAATKYLLDNSNMPSIDQTALHFRQLDEFIGDVPLDKLHDETLQPFISSRLAEGVSNRTVNIALERVRRVLRLAALKWRDELGMTWLETPPLLTMLDEKVDQRPPYPLSWVEQRILIDTLPDHLARMALYKLNTGCREQEVCKLRWDWEIPVPEVGRSVFLIPWNFGGRTKKNGVKNKDDRLVVLNDVAWSIVQGQRGKDEEWVFPYEGRALHRMNDTAWKKGRKRAARKFEEEFHTAAPAGYACLRIHDLKHTFGRRLRAAGVSFEDRQVLLGHRSDSVTTHYSAAELDDLIEAANKVASTESRKSPTLTLLKRKNG; via the coding sequence ATGGGTCGCAAAACAATCACGGGGCTCCAGTTCCGCTATGGCCTCTGGTACATCGATAAACAAGTCAAAGGGCACGGCCGAATTTGTGAAAGCACTGGAACTAGTGACCGGGAAGAAGCAGAGCGGTACTTAATTCATCGGTTGGAAAAAATTCGCTTGGCTACGGTTTATGGCCAACGAATACAACGTCTATGGCGGGAAGCAGCAACCAAGTACTTACTAGACAACAGCAACATGCCATCCATCGATCAGACCGCCTTGCATTTTCGGCAGCTGGATGAATTTATCGGTGACGTTCCGCTGGACAAGCTACACGATGAAACATTACAGCCCTTTATTAGCTCCCGATTGGCTGAAGGCGTAAGCAATCGAACAGTCAATATTGCACTAGAACGCGTTAGACGGGTTTTACGCTTAGCTGCTTTGAAATGGCGTGACGAATTGGGCATGACCTGGCTGGAGACTCCCCCACTCTTGACGATGTTGGATGAGAAAGTCGATCAGCGCCCACCTTATCCGCTGTCATGGGTTGAGCAACGCATTCTGATTGATACCTTGCCGGATCATTTAGCCCGTATGGCGTTGTACAAGCTGAATACCGGTTGTCGAGAGCAGGAGGTTTGTAAGCTGCGCTGGGACTGGGAAATTCCAGTACCGGAGGTCGGCCGTAGCGTTTTTCTGATCCCTTGGAATTTTGGGGGACGCACCAAGAAAAACGGCGTGAAGAACAAGGACGATAGGCTTGTCGTTCTCAATGACGTGGCTTGGTCGATTGTTCAAGGCCAGCGAGGCAAGGATGAGGAATGGGTTTTTCCCTACGAAGGCCGTGCTTTACATCGTATGAATGATACGGCTTGGAAAAAGGGGCGTAAGCGGGCAGCGCGGAAGTTTGAGGAGGAATTTCACACCGCCGCCCCAGCAGGCTATGCCTGCCTTCGCATTCACGACCTTAAGCACACCTTCGGGCGTCGCTTACGGGCAGCGGGGGTTAGCTTTGAAGATAGGCAAGTTTTGCTGGGCCATAGGTCCGACAGCGTGACGACGCACTACTCGGCAGCAGAACTCGACGATTTGATCGAGGCAGCCAACAAGGTTGCAAGCACCGAGTCACGCAAAAGTCCCACGCTAACTTTGCTGAAAAGAAAAAACGGCTAG
- a CDS encoding EAL domain-containing protein: MSEAAPLPYPPELFRRLVEESGNGVWVIDTDNRTLYLNPRMAEMLGGSQAALLGRPMWDFMDESQRPAAANNVERRRSGVRETHEFLFRRLDGERFWAELVTAPLFDEAGHYSGATAFVTDISWRKAAEQALSESERTYREVFERSHAVKLMIAPDSGGIVAANAAARSYYGYSAEEFTQLNIRQINTLNEAEIAREIERAKSESCNHFVFRHRLKSGEVRDVEVHSNPISVGGRPLLYSIIHDIGRQTEAERRQRLTRHTFEHAHIAAIWITGSGQIRDANVFACRMLQRPPDQVLGHPIWEFSAPMQEADWRLRWEQIKRSGAESFRVHIQASDGQTVPLEVHATHLSFDGEEFIVAYARNIREQVRAEGLLGLQHDLLEGLAAGFPLEHVLELTAQGVERLAPEVHCTILLMEDDHFRHGAAPSLPEHFIQALDGIPIGPRAGSCGTAAYFDRSVEVHDIANDPLWTDYRQLALSCGLAACWATPVHGSDGRVLGTFALYYRIAGPPDDFHRRVVDACTHLIGIAIEHREAEARVHTLAFYDPLTGLPNRSLFADRVELALARSLRSGSPLALMFVDLDRFKTINDSLGHAVGDRLLMTMARRLEGVVRESDTVCRQGGDEFVLLLNDCDVAGAAAVAEKLILAAAEKIEFDGLTLNGSASVGIALFPDDGADYDSLFKHADAAMYRAKELGRNAFCFYQRNMDEDAAERLEVEAALRLALDRNELLLHYQPQVHIASNQLFGVEALVRWQHPQWGMVPPARFIPIAEESGLIDAVGSWVLDEACRQMAMWQEAGQAPPHVSVNLSARQFRHGSVPTMVADTLLRHGLPPSRLTLEITESLMMMRNDQTLEALHALDEMGVKLAVDDFGTGYSSLGYLKRFPVSELKLDQSFVRNLANDEEDRALASAVVRIGQSLKLTVVAEGVETAEQLAFLHEQGCDVAQGYHFARPLAPDAYVEWLRGRP, from the coding sequence ATGAGCGAAGCCGCGCCTCTGCCGTATCCACCCGAATTGTTCCGTCGCCTGGTCGAGGAGTCCGGCAACGGCGTTTGGGTCATCGATACCGATAACCGCACGCTTTACCTGAACCCGCGCATGGCCGAGATGCTGGGTGGCAGCCAAGCTGCATTGCTGGGCAGGCCGATGTGGGATTTCATGGACGAGTCGCAGCGCCCTGCCGCTGCCAACAATGTGGAACGCCGTCGCAGCGGCGTGCGCGAGACCCACGAATTTCTTTTTCGCCGCCTGGATGGCGAGCGGTTCTGGGCAGAGCTGGTGACCGCGCCATTGTTCGACGAGGCCGGCCACTATAGCGGCGCCACCGCCTTCGTCACCGATATCAGTTGGCGCAAGGCCGCCGAGCAAGCGCTGAGCGAAAGCGAACGAACCTACCGGGAAGTATTCGAACGCAGTCACGCGGTCAAACTGATGATCGCACCGGACAGTGGCGGTATCGTGGCCGCCAATGCCGCGGCCCGTAGCTACTACGGCTACAGCGCAGAAGAATTCACCCAGCTGAACATCCGCCAGATCAATACCTTGAACGAGGCGGAAATCGCCCGCGAGATCGAACGGGCCAAGTCGGAGTCCTGCAACCACTTTGTCTTTCGCCATCGGCTGAAAAGCGGCGAGGTGCGCGATGTCGAAGTGCATTCCAATCCGATCTCGGTGGGCGGCCGGCCGCTGCTCTACTCCATCATCCACGATATCGGCCGCCAGACCGAGGCCGAGCGGCGCCAGCGGCTGACCCGCCATACCTTTGAGCATGCCCATATCGCCGCGATCTGGATTACCGGCAGCGGCCAGATACGCGATGCCAACGTGTTCGCCTGCCGTATGCTGCAGCGCCCGCCGGACCAGGTACTGGGCCACCCCATCTGGGAGTTTTCCGCACCCATGCAGGAGGCCGATTGGCGCCTGCGCTGGGAGCAGATCAAACGCTCGGGCGCGGAGAGCTTCCGGGTGCATATCCAGGCCAGCGATGGCCAGACCGTGCCGCTGGAAGTCCATGCGACCCATCTGTCCTTCGATGGCGAGGAATTCATCGTCGCCTATGCCCGCAATATCCGCGAACAGGTGCGGGCCGAAGGCTTGCTGGGGCTGCAGCACGACCTGTTGGAAGGCCTGGCTGCCGGTTTTCCGCTGGAACATGTGCTGGAGCTGACTGCCCAAGGTGTGGAACGGCTCGCGCCGGAGGTCCATTGCACTATCCTGCTGATGGAGGACGACCATTTCCGCCACGGCGCGGCGCCTTCGCTGCCTGAGCACTTTATACAGGCCCTGGACGGTATTCCCATCGGTCCACGTGCCGGATCCTGCGGCACGGCGGCCTATTTCGACCGTTCGGTGGAAGTGCACGATATCGCCAACGACCCGCTCTGGACCGACTATCGGCAACTGGCCCTATCCTGCGGCTTGGCGGCATGCTGGGCCACGCCGGTGCATGGCAGCGACGGCAGGGTGCTGGGCACCTTCGCGCTCTACTACCGGATCGCCGGCCCGCCCGATGATTTCCATCGGCGCGTGGTGGATGCCTGCACCCACCTGATCGGCATCGCCATCGAACACCGCGAAGCCGAAGCGCGCGTCCACACGCTGGCCTTCTACGACCCCCTGACCGGCCTGCCCAATCGCTCGCTGTTCGCCGACCGGGTCGAACTGGCGCTCGCCCGCTCCCTTCGTTCCGGCAGTCCCTTGGCCCTGATGTTCGTTGACCTGGACCGCTTCAAGACCATCAATGATTCGCTGGGGCACGCGGTCGGCGATCGCCTGTTGATGACCATGGCCCGCCGCCTGGAGGGCGTGGTGCGCGAGTCCGATACCGTGTGCCGCCAGGGCGGCGACGAATTCGTGCTGTTGCTGAACGATTGCGACGTGGCCGGCGCGGCGGCCGTGGCCGAAAAACTGATACTGGCGGCGGCCGAAAAGATCGAATTCGACGGCCTCACCCTGAATGGTTCCGCCAGTGTCGGCATTGCGCTGTTTCCGGACGATGGCGCGGACTACGACAGCCTGTTCAAGCATGCCGATGCCGCCATGTACCGCGCCAAGGAACTGGGCCGCAATGCCTTCTGCTTCTACCAGCGCAATATGGACGAGGATGCGGCCGAACGCCTGGAAGTGGAAGCCGCCCTGCGCCTGGCGCTGGACCGCAACGAATTGCTGTTGCACTACCAGCCGCAGGTACATATCGCCAGCAATCAGCTTTTCGGCGTCGAAGCGCTGGTGCGCTGGCAGCATCCGCAATGGGGCATGGTGCCGCCGGCGCGATTTATCCCCATCGCGGAAGAAAGCGGCCTGATCGATGCGGTCGGCAGCTGGGTGCTGGACGAAGCTTGCCGGCAAATGGCGATGTGGCAGGAAGCAGGCCAGGCGCCGCCGCATGTCTCGGTCAATCTGTCCGCCCGCCAGTTCCGCCACGGCAGCGTGCCGACCATGGTGGCCGATACCCTGCTAAGGCATGGGCTTCCCCCCAGCCGCCTGACCTTGGAGATAACCGAGAGCCTGATGATGATGCGCAACGACCAGACGCTGGAGGCATTGCATGCGCTCGACGAGATGGGCGTGAAGCTGGCGGTGGATGATTTTGGAACCGGTTATTCCAGCCTGGGCTATCTCAAGCGCTTTCCGGTCAGTGAGCTGAAGTTGGATCAGAGCTTTGTCCGCAACCTGGCCAATGACGAGGAGGATAGGGCCTTGGCCAGCGCCGTGGTCCGCATCGGCCAGAGCCTCAAGCTGACCGTGGTGGCGGAAGGCGTGGAAACGGCCGAGCAGCTGGCTTTTCTGCATGAACAGGGTTGCGACGTGGCCCAGGGCTATCATTTCGCCCGGCCGCTGGCGCCGGATGCCTATGTGGAATGGCTGCGGGGCAGGCCGTAG
- a CDS encoding DUF3810 domain-containing protein: MFPLLRVLFILIVVLWAYCLWKQHRTGDLFWQRARGWLRNITVALLVVMVLGLFVERLLV; encoded by the coding sequence ATGTTTCCCTTGCTGCGCGTGCTTTTCATCCTGATCGTCGTGCTATGGGCTTACTGCCTCTGGAAGCAGCACCGTACCGGCGACCTGTTCTGGCAGCGTGCCCGCGGCTGGCTGCGCAATATCACCGTGGCCTTGCTGGTAGTGATGGTGTTGGGCTTGTTTGTCGAGCGGCTATTGGTCTGA